The DNA segment TTTTTCTTAATATAAGCATTATCATCATCATTACTATATAATGCCAAATTTGTGGACGCCTTTCAAACATACTTTTTCTCGATAATTTTGCTTGATTTTAAACTCAAACTGGAGCTTTGAGTCCCGAAAACCCAGCCGCGCGCCTGCCATAATGGCGAATACTGCAGGGTACGAACACTTGGTTCTTGAAATCCTGTTTTTTGTCTTTATCCCGCTGCTGCTACCAGCGCCAGGTGCTAGCTCGGAGCAGGAGCTGGCGCTGCAGGTGCAAAATAATTTCACCTCTCTCGAAGGAAGACAGCTAGCCAGCGGCTGCAATTTGTTTCAGGGAAAATGGGTCATTGATGATTCGAATCCTCTCTACGAATCCTCAACCTGCCCGTTCATAGACCCTGATTTCGACTGCATAAAATATGGTCGCCCAGATAAAGATTTCCTTaagttttcttgggtaccagaTGCCTGCACCTTGCCCAGGTAACACGTCCATTGTCACGCAGCTTGGTTTATAGTCTCTGTTAGTTAGTTAGTAACAATCCCCTGTTCTTTTCACAGAAATGGATAGTTCTTTTTTATACAAGAAGTGAAAATATATGGTCTTTCTTTTTTAATGTGGATCTTGATGATGGCTGATTCTCTGTAGATTTGATGGGTTGGGATTGTTGAAGAGCTGGAGTGGGAAAAAGATAATGTTTGTGGGAGATTCATTGAGTTTGAATCAGTGGGAATCTCTTGCCTGTATGCTTCATGCGTCCGTCCCCAATTCCAAGATCTCCTTCCTTAGACGTGATTCGCTGTCTTCTGCTACGTTTCAGGTAGAAAAGTTTCATTCTTGTTACCCGCAGCCGACAAGTTTCCGGTTCACATATTTAATGGTGTCATGATGCATTATGCTTCTTGGGCATATGAACCTTTTTTTAAATGCTTTGGCTAGTACTATTAGATTATAaagttttcttttttaaaaaacaataaaaatatgtaAATTCTAGTcccaaaatgtattttttttttaaccccGACCTTTCATTACTCCAAGTATTCATTTCTTTTGTAAATGGCCACTTGTTTTTTTTCAAGTTAGTCCAATGCATTGTACCACATGAAAAAACGACATATCCTATCAGTAATTTAATTCATAAGATAACCGAATTTATATattctttatttgaaatctcatgcggcactatttttttttctcttaatTGTAGGATTATGGggttacattattattattccATTCTACATATTTAGTAGACATAACCCGAGAAAGCATTGGAAGAGTACTGAAATTAGACTCCATTCAACAAGGCAATGCATGGAAAGGCATGGATGTGCTTATATTCAATTCATGGCATTGGTGGACACACAAAGGCAAAGACCAACCGTAGGCTTTCCTTCTTTTCTATCTTAATTTCTTCCATCTCCATTAGAAGTAATGGGAAATATGCTGATATGGAGAGAACCATCTCATACAtcatctgtttttttttttttttttaatctaatcATATGTTTTATTAGTTGAACATGTTGGTGTTGCTTTTCTGCTTGCAGATGGGACTATATACAAGATGGTTCCACCATAATTAAAGACATGGATCGTGTGACCGCGTTTTACAAAGGTTTGACGACTTGGGCTCGTTGGGTCAATCTTAACATTGATCCTACCAAGACCCAAGTGTTCTTCCAAGGAATTTCTCCAACTCATTATCGGCAAGTACTTTAGAGACGGGGGGAAAAGAATCGTTGTAATTAAAAAGCATTCAAATTATTTAACCACTTTCTTTGATAAGTTCATGAATCCGCTGTTTCCTGCAACAGGGGTAAAGACTGGAAGTCAGGATCAAAGAACTGCTACGGCGAACGACAACCATTGACAGGTTCGTCATACCCAGCTGGTACACCCCCGCAAGTAGATGTTGTCAAGAAAGTTCTCGCGGGGATCACAAAACCGGTGTATTTGCTCGACATTACAACATTGTCACAGTTGAGAAAAGATGCTCATCCGTCGGCCTACAGTGGTACTCATTCCGGGATCGATTGCAGCCATTGGTGCCTCCCTGGATTGCCAGACACTTGGAACCAGTTACTATATGCCGCTCTCACCGTGTGACTGTTttaagattttttaaaaaaaaacacagaaaaaaaaaaattgaggtgTATGGGACAAAGTCTCCACATTATGTAATTGacatcaaatctgaaaatactgATCATTTGAACACCTTATAAGCTTTGTGAAAAAGAATCAATGCACATTCTGATACCCAGGAAACATGGCATAAGCATTAGTTTATATATTCAAGAGTACAGTCGAACTGAGTATTCGGTCGGATGCATACTGGAAATCTGGTCAAATATGCATCGTGGATTACACGCACCGGAGAGTTGAAGATTTTATGAAGTTTGAAACGTACATTTGGAGTTTTAGGCGTGTCGTTCAAATAGCTAAGTTTCATAAAACCTTCAACAAGTGAGGAGGGACCCGAGACAAACATGTAGTTTCTTTTCCATCTTTGATCTAACATAGACAACAAAGAATAACAGTGCGAGAACAATAACTGTATTACATATTCCATTCCAACCGATCACATGTTCAATCTTCTCATCGAAAATTTCCGAAATTCCGAAATGCCCGTAATTGTATTCACAAATGGCCGTTTATGTAAAATTTCTTTACAAGAAAAAGTATGGTACGAGGGGGGGGGGTACCATTTCTGAAGCTAAGTTTGCTGCAGATCAGTAAGAAACAGAGGACCTGTAAACAAGTTTCTGTTGATGCTGATTGTTGTATTGCACGTTGCAGGATCGAGCTTTATCCCTCAGTTCTTGAAATGCTTTCATTGTCTCCACATCAAAACCACCCGCAAACTAAGAAAATAAAAGCCGAAAAAACCCGACATCATGAGCAGCTATAAGATTACAGAAAGCATTTATTAAAGTTTACTTTGGTCAATGAAACACGGGAGTTTTTTCATAGAAGATAGATGCATGTAAGAAACAAGAATTTATGTACCTGATGAACCCGGAACGCAAACTTTACACCTTGAAGAATGAGCTCTTCTTCTTCCGGACTGCCCCAAATCATTTCAAGCTCGGCGGATATCCGTTTCATGTACTTCATGGCCAGTTTCACTGATGCCAGCTTGATCTGCAGTTATAGGAAATCATGAGTAAGTACTTGACCAAAAAAGTGGGGCAAATTTCTCAGCTTTCTTTCGAATTCTTTACAAAATTTATTAAAAGATTATCAGATAACAAAATCTAGAAACAAAAAGTTCAAAATCTGTCAGTCTCATAAAACTAGGAAGAATTCAATAAAGTGATGGAATACAGACAAGGAAAACAGGCGTGGGGCAAACAAAACCAGGCAAAATCTCTCCATCCCCTTAGTCAAATATCCTCGTTGTTTTAATAAAGACGTAGTAGATTGTGCCCTCTTCATACAGTTTCCTTTGCATCCCACAACTTTATTGTTGTATAGATAACCTAAAAGGGACCACTGAGCAGACTATCTAATCAGTTAGTAGCTAATAAATTGATCAATTAATTAGCCAGCGATGGATCTTTTACCACGGAACAGTCGACAGTCAAActctttttttgtttaaaaaaagaaaatcttTTCAAGTTCTTGCAGTGAAAAATCACCCCGCTGTGTTTCTTAGTCAATCTTGAATTTTCTATGATGTTTTGCTAGAGGGTTCAATGAGCTAGAATCATCCAATGATTCAAATGACTCGAGAGCATAAGAAAAGGTTAGAATTCCAATTCAGATAAATCACAGATTCATGCCAGTCACAGTTAATTAGTATTTATTTTAACCTGGTGGATTCTCAAAAACAGAAAAATCACAGAACATATCACTTGGTAGAAAGTTGGCAGCtagtttcatattttaattcaaGAAAAGATTAATTTTACCTGGCTTACGTAGCCGGTATCTAGCATCCAGTTCATAGGAATTTGAAACGCATTGTATCGTTTGGCAGCTGATTCTCTCATTCTTGACAAGTTGTATACTCCATGCTCCAATCTGTTATAATATTTCAACCATTTGAATCTAAAAACAAAGTCATCCAGACAAATCAAATGACAAAAGTAGCATTCATTTAACTTTACTTCTCAAACAAAGACTGCATTTTCTTGAGAGCATGAGAACAAGGTTGTCTGGGATCATCTCGAAATGTCGAGGCCTCGGATTCGAGCTTTTTCAAATCACAGTACCCGAACGCTGCTTCTCTTAAAACATCTGCCTTCTGCTCAGGCCATTCAAAGTGCTTCAAAACTGCCCTTTCATCAACCTAATCAAAGACAATCTATCTATCACAAAATCTAaccaaaataaaacataaagaAATGCCACAAATTACTATAAAAAAacatggaaaatatttaccaagAAAGATAGCTCGTCATCAAGCCATTTAACAAAAGGCACTACATCTTCTATATCTTTGAAGGCAGCACCTTCAACTTCTTTAATCAAAAACCTGACGAAATCCCCTTGAGTTTCCACATCTGTCTTAAtctgttatttaaaataatttaaaacaatcaaCATAAGAtaaagatttaatctttcttgATCTGCTATTTGAATTCATTAGCACAATGAAAACAACACTAAATTTCATAAAAGCTCACATGGTTTCATTCAATTTTTAACTTTTTGTATTACCAATTCGGATTTCGAATCTAAAGTCTCTGTCATATATTTTGGAAGTAATCAGAAAAATTCCAAGAAAAAGCGCACCAGGGCCGGTCAATGTCACTATGTCAGGCCCAGCTTGGTACAATTCAATTCAGTAGCAGTACGAGTAAATAATACGGTAAATATAGTAAAACTTACAGCCAGTAAATGAGAAGAACGGTTCGCAATCTCCCCTATCATATCCTTGGCCGCAGCTCCGGCCGCCTGGGTATCGACTGAGCCACCACCTCCGTTACCGGAATCCCGCCTCGAGTACGCGTCCCTCCTCATAAGGGAATGGTAGAACTCGACAACCTCCGGGGCCCTTCGAACCTTAGCCTGGACAGGCCTTGTTGCCCCTTTGGGAGGAGGCGGAGGAGGAGGTGGTGCAGCTTTCGAACGTGGTGGTGGAGGAGGAGGCGGTGGAGGACATTTCGGGGCGGAAACTTTCACCGGAGGCGGAGGCGGAGGCGGAGGAGGCGGTGGCAGAGGAGGAATGTTGGAAATCTCCGCCAACGCACGGTCAGCTGAATCGGATAAAGAACCATACGAAGGAGAAGACATAGAAGAAGATATTAAAGATGAAGAGGAAGAACATGATGACAAAATTGAGGTGGATGGCCTCGGCGGCGGCTTAGGAACACGAGGAACGCGGGGTCTCAGCCCCATTAACCCATCAGAAACGTCTGGAATTTCTTCAGAATTACTCCGAGAATGCCGCGGCCTTTCAGATATCTCAATTACTCCAGCATTTACCTCTTTCTTTACCTCGATTTCTGGCTTCAAATGAATCGTACCAGTTTCGAAACCACCCAAGTTAATACTATTTTGGGTCATGCATTTTCTCAAATACTTTGTTGTGGCACTAGATTTATGATTATTCGCCGCATCGTAAAACCTCGTAGTGGTTGATGAAGATGACGCCTCTTCTTCTTGCTCTCTCTCCGCGACAGCTTTCTTGATATCGGATAAATCAGCCTGCATGGATTTGATTTTCTCCTCATACTTCTGGTTTTGTTTGGTGAGCTGCATGTGCAAATACTCATTCTCTTCCCTGAGTCTTTCATTCTCCGTTTCCAAGCATTCGATTTTCTTCCCGGATCTTTCCAGTTCTGAATTCTTGCTGAAAATCTCACTCTCCAGCACAGGAACAATGGCGGCCGACTCTCTAAGCAGCTTGTGCTCCAAAATCTCAGTTTTCAAGCGGGACTCCCGTTCTCGTAACTCTTCCACGAGGCGTATGAGCTCGGCGACGTCAGGGGGCCGAGGCTGCACCTGGGCGGAGGCGCGTGGGAAGTAAACGCCAAAAGAACGTGAataggcggcggcggcggcggcgttGGATCCCTTCTGCTGCTTAGCTGAGCTTGGGGTAGATATCGACGGTGTCTTAGGGGACACATCAGGCTTCACCTTGGCATTCGCCGGCGATTTCTGCAAACCCATGGCAACTTTTACTTTGCCAGCCACCATTATCGCTTTTAAAATTCAAAGGAAACTCACCTTTATCGCTCCTATATTGAAATTTTTACAGCGCCATTATTTGAAATCTGTATAGAGAAGGACCAGACTTCATTGGTCACTTTCTTTGTTATCTGTATTGTATGTGTACTGGGCAGCATTATACACAAACAAAACTCCTAGTTATTTCATTCTTCGAACGTGTCCCCTGTGAGTGAAGCTCACGCGCTGGCTCCGAAGGTGAACTTTGTTTTGTCTCTTTTCATACTTGGCGTGTAGTTGtaagaatttaattttttaaagtaCTCCGAACGTTAAATAATTTAGAAAAAATCGAAAGGCCCTTCCTTCTAACGGTCGAATTGTAGAATCTCGATAACTTGATTCCACATTACCCCAGATCTTCTTTTGGTAGCTTTTAAACTGGACTTTGACCCTCGATGGATTATGAAATCTAATTtgcttaattattattttataaagtaAAGTTTTTCGAATTCTCTAGATATCCCCAACTTATATATAGAATATTCATTATCAACTAGTACAAGTTTTAAACTTGTGTCTATTTGTGCATagtaaaaaaaatgcaaaaaattaaaaaaaaaaagggatctAATTTAGGGATATAGGTGGAGaatcataaataattttgaaggaTGATAAATCACCATCAATACAAGGGGGCTGAGCAAAATGAATGTGACCATTACCCAACTCTGCTCCTTCTTTTTCATTACATTTTTTGTCTTTTGTTTATTCCATCCCTGTCTTTTGACCCGATCTGGTAAATCAATCAAATGCCCATTTCAAATATGTTTATACATTGAACAATAATCTGTTAAGCTGGACTAAATATAGAATGGGATTTAATcacaaaaagaaaagaaaagaaaaaagagaaaTTCAATCATTTCTCTTGAGCTAAAATTTGATCTATCAAATCTTGAAACCTGAATGACTGGGAAAAAAAAAGTTTAGAGAAAGCAATTAATTTTGTGAAGATAACGTGGCAATGTGTGAAGGGTATGAAGGGAGTGTGACAGGAGTTGGGGGGGAATAAATGAATCAATGTAAAGTGGTCCATTCGGATCCTCAAATTCTTGCACCACCCGTTGCAACGCCCCCTACCCTTGTTATCTATCTTGGTAAAATAAAATGTCCTGTTTTTCGCAATTTCGTTGACGATttaccaaaataaattaatttgcacgaaaaatatagtatttaattttcACGATCGAAAATCTCTATCACACGACAATTCCACAGATCAATTTTGTATGATCAATCTTCGATCAGACTTAACTTttaaaatgttattttttttattataaatatgggttaaATTGTTTTACCGATCTTCGTGCCAGAAGCTTTCTCCTGTATTTATTAATATAGGGGCACCTACAATTAGCAAGTCGATGGGACTAAAAATGGTATGAAGGACAACTATTTAGCCATTAATGTCGTGACGGCATCCAGTTCTTCTCCATCTTCTGCCCAACATTAGTTTGATATTGGGCTTATTGGGCTCGATTGGAATGACACAGCAAGCCCAGTACAATCATGGCTGCCGAACATTGGTTTCACATTTTTTTCGAGAAACAAAATTAATGGCCTAATACGGCAATTTCGGCCGTAATTTtgatcaaaattttttattttttataaatataagagGAACAGTGTGTTTGGAACATAGGATTTCTATGGTATTTTATGGGATTCGAAATTACAAATATCATTTTAGTGTTTGGTAAAATAGGATTTCGAAATGAGATTGGTATTTGACGGGATTTCATGAGATGTCATTTAACTAAATAAAACTCTTATGAAATTGATCGGATTTCGTACGATTTCATAGGATTTgagttaaaaattatatttatataacttAATCGTAGATTTCAAGTTTTCTTtgcaaattttacaaaatatcatttatctaaaaaaaattattttatcaattgacactattatgttttaattttttaccAAATTCCAAAATGAAATTTCAATACcataaatttcaatttcaaatctAATTCCAAATTCAAATCTAATTGCAAAACCCATTTTTTATAGAGCCAAACACACTGGAATTATTGCTCggattttcataaattttaattcatacaatataatttgatgattttttttaaatatttaattaaaatcctttaaaatgTAAATAAAAGGTTAAGAAATATGACTAGTTGACTACCTATGGAATAGCAGTATTTATGGGCACAACTGGAGACTCTTTCTTAGCATTGATTTGCGCTGAATTGTCTTAATTTAGTAGTATTTCTAAACTTGGATATGGATGGTTTGAGTTCGTGTTAACAATTAACATCAAATAATATCTTAACGTTAAATTCTAcccaaatttgatttgaatatgtCGAGTATATAAAAGTATATGTACTTCATgcaaccaaaaataaaaattagattATTATGAggatgttatttttatgttagtTAGTACTGAATCTAAATTGGTATGTTGGTATGACCTCGTACTATATATAATAGATATTTAATAAGCATGTTGTAACCTGTAGATCGTCATTACTTTTgtgaaatatattttgaactgggaaaataacatatttatctatctaaactaaataaaatagaaaGCAATTGTATATGCACCCATCGAATAAACTTGCTGATGAAGGAAGAAACGATGGTTAAAATTCATATTCATATTGTTCAAATCCGCCGATGCCAGTTTGCCTTGTACTAGTTGTGCTGGAACGGTCTTACCCAAAGGATTCTTATCAATAATAAATTCCTGCCATACGGTGGATTTCCATATGCaactttaaatttattatccCACTTAGTAAAAACAATATTATTCCATGTCAAATATATTATACATCAATTACTATTTATAAAAAGTAACATTTGATTGGCCAAATTTAGATAGTGTTTTAGAAAATTTTTAGAAAACggttttttcacaaaattttgtgaataaaaaactgaaaaatattttctagaAACTCTTCCAAACACTATCTTAATAAGATGAT comes from the Henckelia pumila isolate YLH828 chromosome 1, ASM3356847v2, whole genome shotgun sequence genome and includes:
- the LOC140884610 gene encoding protein trichome birefringence-like 38, which translates into the protein MANTAGYEHLVLEILFFVFIPLLLPAPGASSEQELALQVQNNFTSLEGRQLASGCNLFQGKWVIDDSNPLYESSTCPFIDPDFDCIKYGRPDKDFLKFSWVPDACTLPRFDGLGLLKSWSGKKIMFVGDSLSLNQWESLACMLHASVPNSKISFLRRDSLSSATFQDYGVTLLLFHSTYLVDITRESIGRVLKLDSIQQGNAWKGMDVLIFNSWHWWTHKGKDQPWDYIQDGSTIIKDMDRVTAFYKGLTTWARWVNLNIDPTKTQVFFQGISPTHYRGKDWKSGSKNCYGERQPLTGSSYPAGTPPQVDVVKKVLAGITKPVYLLDITTLSQLRKDAHPSAYSGTHSGIDCSHWCLPGLPDTWNQLLYAALTV
- the LOC140884601 gene encoding protein INCREASED PETAL GROWTH ANISOTROPY 1-like; the encoded protein is MVAGKVKVAMGLQKSPANAKVKPDVSPKTPSISTPSSAKQQKGSNAAAAAAYSRSFGVYFPRASAQVQPRPPDVAELIRLVEELRERESRLKTEILEHKLLRESAAIVPVLESEIFSKNSELERSGKKIECLETENERLREENEYLHMQLTKQNQKYEEKIKSMQADLSDIKKAVAEREQEEEASSSSTTTRFYDAANNHKSSATTKYLRKCMTQNSINLGGFETGTIHLKPEIEVKKEVNAGVIEISERPRHSRSNSEEIPDVSDGLMGLRPRVPRVPKPPPRPSTSILSSCSSSSSLISSSMSSPSYGSLSDSADRALAEISNIPPLPPPPPPPPPPPVKVSAPKCPPPPPPPPPRSKAAPPPPPPPPKGATRPVQAKVRRAPEVVEFYHSLMRRDAYSRRDSGNGGGGSVDTQAAGAAAKDMIGEIANRSSHLLAIKTDVETQGDFVRFLIKEVEGAAFKDIEDVVPFVKWLDDELSFLVDERAVLKHFEWPEQKADVLREAAFGYCDLKKLESEASTFRDDPRQPCSHALKKMQSLFEKLEHGVYNLSRMRESAAKRYNAFQIPMNWMLDTGYVSQIKLASVKLAMKYMKRISAELEMIWGSPEEEELILQGVKFAFRVHQFAGGFDVETMKAFQELRDKARSCNVQYNNQHQQKLVYRSSVSY